AGCGTGTGGCCTGCACCCCGCTGGGCGACCGCTTCCGCATCGCCGGCACCATGGAGTTCCGCGACGTCAACCACAAGCTGGAGCCCAAGCGCATCGAGGCCATCGTTGCCGCTGCAACCCCGGTTTACAAGGGCATCAACTGGGAGAACCGCAAGGAAGAGTGGGTTGGCGGGCGCCCCTGCACCGCCGACGGCCTGCCGCTGGTCGGCCAGACCGCTTCCTCACGCGTCTCGGTGGGCGGCGGACACGGCATGTGGGGCGTGGCCCTTGGCCCGCTGACCGGCAAGATTCTGGCTGCCCAGATCACCGGACAGTCTGTGCCAGCCATCGCGCGCCACTTCAACCCGCTGCGCAACGGCTTCTAACCAGTTCTGCTCCACATCAGGAACCTGAGTAAAGTGAATCGGCGCGAACTCAAACCATGGTGGGATCGCGCCGGTTCGTTCTTTTAAGCGTGTCGCGTGGATTCGCCGGCCAACACCGATCGGTACCCTTCACGGTATCCGGGGAACTGCAAAGTGAAGCCCGTGGCCAATAGCTTGTCATTGCGGATGCGCCGGTTGGCCGCGCGACGCACTGCTGGTTCGGTGGCTTGCTGTGGGACCGGCAGACTTAGCTGTTGGGCGAGGAAGGTATAGATCTCGCCGATCTGCGCAGGCTCGTTGTCGGTGACCATGTAGATCTGCGTGCCGGTTTCGTCCAGGGCGGCGCTGTGTACGATTGCCTGGGCCAGATCGTCGCGGTGGATGCGATTGGTCCAATGCGATTCGAGCGGTGTTCGAGCGCTGGCATCACGTACCTGATTGATCAGATGGTTACGACCCGGTCCGTAAATTCCGGAAGCGCGCAGGATGGTCACCGGCAAACCCGAATCGAGTAGCACCTGCTCGGTATCGGCCAGCACCTGTGAAGTTGGGCGGTTGGGCGCTACCTCGGTGGACTCATCGATCCATTCGCCCTCGCCACCACCCGAAACGGCCGAAGAAGAAACATAAATGAAGCGCCTGAGCTGCGGTGCCTGCACCTTCAACCGGGAAACCAGCTCCTTAGCCACTTCCAAGTAACTGCGGGTGTAAGCCTCCACGGTGCGAGCCGCCGGGACCGGAGTGAACACCACGACCTCGGTCTCGGGGTTGAATTGTGGCCAAGAAGCGGGTTGGAGCAGGTCGACATCCTGACCGGTGAAACTTGTCGGCAGCTTAGCGCTATTGCGTCGCCAGCCGGTGACCTGATCTCCAGCACGGGCAAAACGTAAGCCCGCCTCGATGGCGACATCACCGGCACTGACTAGTAAAACCTGCACGTGACTCCTTGACCGAAAACAAAAGATCGTTCCTTCTAGGGTAGAACGCTGGCGGGTCAAGGCGCTGCACTAGAGTTCATATATGTCGGCCCGAGCCAGCGAAGTGGCACGCGAACCCCAAACGGGCTATCAACTAAACGCGATCTAGCGACCTAAATTCTCCGGAATGCTAAGTCCTTCCCGGGGTGGAACACGGGGTGCGAAAACCGAGTACAATTCTAAATGTTCGAAAGTTTGTACTAGTTTTGGGTAATGGTGAGGTGGAGCTTTGAGCAACGCAGAGCCTTTTGTGCCGGAGCCTTCTAGCGCAGGTCCGGTGCAGGCCGTATCAGCGATGGGATTCCCTTCGCCTGCCCGGGACTATTTTGACGGTGGTCTGGATCTGAACAGGTTGCTGGTCAAGGATCGAGTGTCAACCTTCATTATGCGCGTTAGTGGCAATGCCATGCGCTCTGCAGGAATTCACGATGGCGACGAAGTCATTGTGGACCGTTCACTCTCCGTCCGTGATGGCTCGGTGGTCATCGTCAATCTTAACGGCCAGATGCTGGTGCGACGCTGGCACATTGATGGACCCAAAGTCGGATTACTCAGCGACGAATCACCATTACCTGTGTGGCTAACCGAAGGCGATGAAGTCGGTGTCTTCGGAGTGATTACAAGGTGTCTACATTATGTCCGTTGACCACGTGTCCCTAGTGGACGTGAACAACTTTTATGTCTCCTGCGAGCGAGCCTTCGACTACTCCTTACGTAACCGACCGGTCGTCGTGCTTTCGAACAATGATGGGTGTGTTGTCGCGCGATCCCAAGAAGCCAAAGACCTAGGTATCGCCACCGGTGAACCGTTCTTTAAGATCCAGCGGCTCATGGATAGCCACAACCTGGCGGTACGTTCGAGCAACTATGAGCTCTACGGCGATATGTCCGCGCGAGTTATGGAATTGCTGGGCCGCTATGGAACTTGGCATGAGGTCTACTCCATTGATGAATCATTCATCGGTTTGGAAGGCAACCTCGAACAGGTGCGTAGCACCGCGGCTCAGATTCGAAAGGCCATTGATAAGAGTATCGGTGTCCCTGTTTGTGTGGGGGTCTCTTCGACAAAAACACTGGCCAAGTTGGCTAACCACATCGCCAAGCACAATCCAGGACTTGGTGGCGTATGTGTTCAGCAACTGATGGATCGTTCTGTGTTGGACAATATTCTCTCCCGCGTTCCAGTCACTGATGTTTGGGGCGTCGGAAGGAAATCCGGGGCCAAGCTCACGAGCATGGGTATTGAAACGATCGCGGACTTACGGGATGCCGACCCGTTGCTTATCCGCAAAAAGTTTTCCGTGGTTCTTCAACGTACCGTTTTTGAACTCAACGGGCAGCGTTGCATCGGGCCCGTGGAAGAACGCGCCGACCGTGGACAGGTCATGTTCACCAGGTCCTTTTCGACTCCGGTACGAACTTACGAGGCAATGGAAGAAGTCATGTCCATCTACGCGCAAAAGGCCGCCAGCCGATTGGCCAGTGAAGGACGCTATGCCACGTTATTAACCGTCACTGCAGGCACCAGCAGGTTTGCTCAGGGCGAGGCCTCGTTCCCCAGCGCCCAAGTACGCCTCCCACGACCGACACGAGATCCAATTCTGCTCAGCAAACTAGCCATCGCAGCCATGCGGGACTTGATGCAGCCAGGAATGGACTATGTGCGCGGGGGAGTAATCCTATCGGGGCTCAGCGATTCGCCAGGAGAAAAACAACTAGACCTATTTGAACTTGGAGACGGGCAAGAGGAAGAACAGAAGAATGTTTCTTCGGTAGTCCAGGATATTTCCGCACGCTTCGGCGCAAAGTCCATCGGCTTGGGGCCTGCAGGAATGGCGCAGAGTCCGCAGTGGACGATGAAACGCGAACACATATCCCAGCGCTACACCACCGAATGGGATGAGCTTTTAGAAGTTCGCGCCTAGAACTGGGAAGATCATCCGCGCCACAGAAACTTTCGGCGTCTTCGCAGAACGGAGTGGGAGGATAAAAAGATGGCTACTCACGTCAGACAGCTCATGTCGTTTGGAATGCTCGCGATGCTCCTGCTGAGCAGTTGCAGTGCGCCCGGTTCGCCAACAGATACGTCAAGTACCAACGAGCCGTCATCGTCGGCGTCCTCTTCGGTGTCGTCTTCAGCTAGCAGCCAATCACCGCGAACTAGCCCGAACACCTCGCCGACAGCAACGCCCACACCAACTCCGAGCCAAGAGCCGACGGTGCGAGCGCAGGCTGAAGAACTTGTGGACCAGATGACGGTAGAGCAACAGGCCGCAAGTTTGGTGATGGCGGGCGTTCCGGCGACCGGCGCGAGTACCGGTGAACTGAAGGCAATGAAAGAGCAGGGGATCTCTAACGTCTTCTTACGGGGCCGTTCGCAGCTGTCACTCAAGCAGACCGCTACGAAAGTCGGGGCTATAACTAAAACCCTCAAATCCAATGTCCCTGAGGACCTTGCGGTATGGGTGGCCACCGACCAAGAAGGCGGATTTGTCAGGGTGTTACAGGGTTCTGGATTTACTGAATTGCCTACCGCCACAAAACAAGGGCAATGGAGCAGTGAGAAATTAGCCTCGAACATCACGCAAGTCGGCGAAGAACTGGCTGAAGCCGGCATTAACGTGAACCTCGCCCCGGTGGCAGATGTAGTTCCCGCAAAAATCGGTACCAAGAACGCACCCATCCGGTATTTTGGTAGGCAGTATGGCAACACCGCTGAAACGGTGACTTCCGCTATTACTACCGTCACCGATGCTCTGAATTCTGCCGGGGTGCAACCAGTCGTCAAACACTTCCCAGGATTGGGTCGGGTAGCAAAGAATACTGATACTTCTAGCGGAGTTACCGACACCGTGATTGGCACGGACGCCACCGACCTTGAGCCTTTTAAAGAGGCAATCGATCAAGGAAATTCGTGGATTATGATCTCCAACGCCCGTTATACAGAACTTGATGCTCAAAACGATGCGCCCTTCTCAGAGAAGATCATCACCGGGCTACTGCGCCAGGACATGGGATATGAGGGAGTGGTAATTTCCGATGACCTCTGCGAGGCTAAGCAAATTGCCTCGGTAGATATGGGACAACGAGCCGTGAAATTTGTGGAGGCCGGAGGCACTGTGCCACTTTGTGTTAATTCCGATCAGGCAATCGTCATGGCCAAGGCACTGAGCAATGAAGCCAAAAAAGACCAGAAGTTCGCAGACAAGGTCCGTGAAGCAGCGGTGGTGGAGCTAGAAGCGAAACTTCGCCAACAGTGATTAGACGTCGACTCCGACATCAATAAGAAAGGTCCGGGGCACATTCCTACTCGCTAGGATGCGTCCCGGACCTGGTCTTATGGAAAGCTAAGAACTACTTGGTCTTTGGCTTTCCGGTGTTACCGGACACGATGTCCAGTACCTGTGCACGGTCTTCGCTGGCGTTGTGCAGGTGAAGCAACAGCGCCTTGGAATCCTTAGTGCTATCGGCAACCGTGACCGGAATCTTGTTGCCCTTCAGATCGGTGAACAGTGAGCCTTCTGCACCAAAATCAACCTGTGGCGTTGCCACATTGAAGTTGATCCAGTCGGTCTGGTCCACTGGAACCATTGAGCCAGCGTCATCGGTGTTGTACCAGGAGTAGCCAAGGACACGGTAGGAAATCTCGGCCGCGTCATCGCTCAGGCCCAGGGCCGAAAGCGAGACCGGCAAGATTGCCGTGTTGGTGTCGTAGCTGTTGGTATCAACATCGCCGAGCACGCCATTCACTGGCTGCAAATCGACCTGCTTGCCGGTGGCAAGATCGAAGGTCGCTGCCAGATCCAGATCCAATTCATCGATGACGGTGGTGAAGGTGACAAAGTCGGCCTTACCATCAGCGTTCGTATCGATCTCAACGTCCAGTTCACTGCCACCAGCTAAGTGAGCCCAGTTCTCCCAGGTTGAGATACCGATGTTCAACTGACCATCAGCCACGCCGGTACGGCCAGCGGTGCTCGATGCGCCCACATACTGCAGGTCCATGGACCGTGCTGCAGGGATCGAATCCAAGGAAGCATCGCCACGGTCGCTCGAAGCGCCGAGTTCAAAGGCACCGAGTAGGGAGGTCACTTCGGTAGCGCCTTCGCCAGCGGTAATGCCCTTGCCCTTCAGATCGAGGGTCGTGGTGTTTGAACCCTTCTTCAGCTTCTTGACC
The nucleotide sequence above comes from Glutamicibacter sp. B1. Encoded proteins:
- a CDS encoding NAD(P)H-binding protein; this encodes MQVLLVSAGDVAIEAGLRFARAGDQVTGWRRNSAKLPTSFTGQDVDLLQPASWPQFNPETEVVVFTPVPAARTVEAYTRSYLEVAKELVSRLKVQAPQLRRFIYVSSSAVSGGGEGEWIDESTEVAPNRPTSQVLADTEQVLLDSGLPVTILRASGIYGPGRNHLINQVRDASARTPLESHWTNRIHRDDLAQAIVHSAALDETGTQIYMVTDNEPAQIGEIYTFLAQQLSLPVPQQATEPAVRRAANRRIRNDKLLATGFTLQFPGYREGYRSVLAGESTRHA
- a CDS encoding LexA family protein; translation: MGFPSPARDYFDGGLDLNRLLVKDRVSTFIMRVSGNAMRSAGIHDGDEVIVDRSLSVRDGSVVIVNLNGQMLVRRWHIDGPKVGLLSDESPLPVWLTEGDEVGVFGVITRCLHYVR
- a CDS encoding Y-family DNA polymerase, with product MSVDHVSLVDVNNFYVSCERAFDYSLRNRPVVVLSNNDGCVVARSQEAKDLGIATGEPFFKIQRLMDSHNLAVRSSNYELYGDMSARVMELLGRYGTWHEVYSIDESFIGLEGNLEQVRSTAAQIRKAIDKSIGVPVCVGVSSTKTLAKLANHIAKHNPGLGGVCVQQLMDRSVLDNILSRVPVTDVWGVGRKSGAKLTSMGIETIADLRDADPLLIRKKFSVVLQRTVFELNGQRCIGPVEERADRGQVMFTRSFSTPVRTYEAMEEVMSIYAQKAASRLASEGRYATLLTVTAGTSRFAQGEASFPSAQVRLPRPTRDPILLSKLAIAAMRDLMQPGMDYVRGGVILSGLSDSPGEKQLDLFELGDGQEEEQKNVSSVVQDISARFGAKSIGLGPAGMAQSPQWTMKREHISQRYTTEWDELLEVRA
- a CDS encoding glycoside hydrolase family 3 N-terminal domain-containing protein, producing MRAQAEELVDQMTVEQQAASLVMAGVPATGASTGELKAMKEQGISNVFLRGRSQLSLKQTATKVGAITKTLKSNVPEDLAVWVATDQEGGFVRVLQGSGFTELPTATKQGQWSSEKLASNITQVGEELAEAGINVNLAPVADVVPAKIGTKNAPIRYFGRQYGNTAETVTSAITTVTDALNSAGVQPVVKHFPGLGRVAKNTDTSSGVTDTVIGTDATDLEPFKEAIDQGNSWIMISNARYTELDAQNDAPFSEKIITGLLRQDMGYEGVVISDDLCEAKQIASVDMGQRAVKFVEAGGTVPLCVNSDQAIVMAKALSNEAKKDQKFADKVREAAVVELEAKLRQQ